A genomic segment from Malaclemys terrapin pileata isolate rMalTer1 chromosome 1, rMalTer1.hap1, whole genome shotgun sequence encodes:
- the USP5 gene encoding ubiquitin carboxyl-terminal hydrolase 5 isoform X2 codes for MAELSEALLSVLPAIRVPKAGDRVHKEECAFSFDTPESDGGLYICMNTFLGFGKQYVEKYYGKTGHRVYLHLKRTRKLKEEDSNSSAGDPPRKKPTRLAIGIEGGFDIPEEKFEYDEDVKIVIFPEHLEIPRDGLEGLPDMVQDRIASAVEAILTADSASRKQEVQAWDGEVRRVSKHAFSLHQLQNSVRIPPCGWKCNKCDMRENLWLNMTDGSILCGRRYFDGSGGNNHAVEHYRETGYPLAVKLGTITPDGADVYSYDEDDMVLDPSLAEHLAHFGIDMLKMQKTDKTMTELEIDMNQRIGEWELIQESGVQLKPLYGPGYTGIRNLGNSCYLNSVVQVLFSIPDFQRKYVDKLEKIFQSAPSDPTQDFSTQVAKLGHGLLSGEYSKPASGDGEQQPDQNQKGMQDGIAPRMFKSLIGKGHPEFSTNRQQDAQEFFLHFINMVERNCRSSENPNEVFRFLVEEKLKCLATEKVKYTQRVDYIMQLPVPMDAALNKDELLEYEERKHQAEEEKQPLPELVRAKVPFSSCLEAYGAPEQVDDFWSTALQAKSVALKTTRFASFPDYLVIQIKKFTFGLDWVPKKLDVSIEMPEELDISALQGTGLQAGEEEMPDIAPPLVTPDEPKAPMLDESVIIQLVEMGFPMDACRKAVYYTGNSGAEAAMNWIMSHMDDPDFANPLVLSGSSGPGSTIICPDPPSEDSVATIVSMGFSRDQAMKALRATSNSLERAVDWIFSHIDDLDAEAAMDISEGRSAAESISESVPVGPKVRDGPGKYQLFAFISHMGTSTMCGHYVCHIKKDGRWVIYNDQKVCASEKPPKDLGYIYFYQRIPS; via the exons ATGGCGGAGCTGAGTGAGGCGTTGCTATCGGTACTGCCGGCCATCCGCGTGCCCAAGGCTGGGGACCGGGTCCATAAGGAGGAATGCGCCTTTTCCTTCGATACACCG GAGTCAGATGGGGGCCTGTATATTTGTATGAACACGTTCCTGGGCTTCGGGAAGCAATATGTAGAGAAGTACTATGGGAAAACAGGCCATCGGGTCTACCTGCACCTCAAGAGAACACGCAAGCTG AAGGAGGAAGACAGTAACTCCAGTGCTGGAGACCCCCCCAGGAAGAAACCCACCCGCTTGGCTATTG GCATAGAAGGTGGGTTTGACATCCCAGAGGAGAAGTTTGAATATGATGAAGACGTAAAAATAGTTATTTTCCCAGAGCACCTGGAGATCCCACGGGATGGGCTGGAGGGGCTGCCAGACATGGTCCAAGACAGG ATTGCCAGTGCGGTTGAGGCTATCCTGACAGCAGATTCAGCCTCGCGAAAGCAGGAGGTACAGGCATGGGATGGAGAAGTTCGACGTGTTTCCAAACATGCTTTCTCTTTGCACCAGCTACAGAACAGCGTCCGCATCCCTCCGTG TGGCTGGAAGTGCAACAAATGCGACATGCGTGAGAACTTGTGGCTCAACATGACTGATGGATCCATCCTGTGTGGCCGGCGCTACTTCGACGGCAGTGGCGGCAACAACCACGCAGTTGAGCATTATCGGGAGACTGGCTACCCGCTGGCTGTGAAACTGGGAACCATCACCCCCGATGGGGCTG ACGTTTACTCCTATGATGAGGATGATATGGTGCTGGATCCCAGCCTGGCTGAACACCTGGCTCACTTTGGGATTGACATGCTCAAGATGCAGAAG ACAGACAAGACAATGACCGAGCTGGAGATTGACATGAATCAGCGCATTGGGGAGTGGGAGCTGATCCAGGAGTCTGGGGTGCAGCTCAAACCCCTCTATGGCCCTGGTTACACTGGCATCCGAAACCTGGGCAATAGTTGCTACCTCAATTCTGTGGTGCAGGTGCTGTTCAGCATCCCTGACTTCCAGAGAAA GTATGTGGACAAGCTGGAGAAGATATTCCAAAGTGCTCCCTCAGACCCCACACAGGACTTCAGCACCCAAGT AGCCAAGCTGGGCCATGGGCTACTCTCTGGGGAGTATTCGAAGCCAGCCTCTGGAGACGGGGAACAGCAACCAGACCAGAACCAGAAG GGCATGCAGGATGGCATTGCTCCACGCATGTTTAAATCTCTCATTGGCAAAGGGCACCCGGAATTCTCCACCAACAGGCAGCAAGATGCCCAGGAGTTCTTCCTGCATTTCATCAACATGGTGGAG AGGAACTGCCGCAGCTCAGAAAATCCCAATGAGGTCTTCCGTTTCCTGGTGGAGGAGAAGCTCAAGTGCCTGGCCACAGAGAAGGTGAAATACACCCAGCGTGTGGACTACATTATGCAGCTGCCCGTGCCCATGGATGCTGCACTCAACAAAG ATGAGCTGCTGGAATATGAGGAGAGGAAGCACCAGGCAGAAGAGGAGAAGCAGCCGCTGCCTGAGCTGGTCCGAGCCAAGGTGCCTTTCAGCTCCTGTCTAGAGGCCTACGGGGCTCCAGAGCAGGTGGATGACTTCTGGAGCACAGCCTTGCAGGCCAAGTCTGTGGCTCTCAA GACAACCCGGTTTGCCTCCTTCCCAGACTATCTGGTGATCCAGATCAAGAAATTCACTTTTGGCCTGGATTGGGTACCCAAAAAGCTCG ATGTCTCTATCGAAATGCCAGAGGAGCTGGACATCTCTGCGCTACAGGGGACAGGGCTGCAAGCTGGTGAGGAGGAGATGCCAGACATTGCGCCTCCACTGGTGACGCCAGACGAGCCCAAAG cccccatgtTGGATGAATCGGTGATTATCCAGCTGGTGGAGATGGGCTTTCCCATGGATGCCTGCCGCAAAGCTGTGTACTACACCGGGAACAGCGGGGCTGAGGCTGCCATGAACTGGATCATGTCGCACATGGATGATCCAG ATTTTGCCAACCCTCTGGTTCTTTCTGGATCTAGTGGGCCAGGTTCCACCATCATCTGTCCAGACCCCCCTTCAGAAGACAGCGTGGCCACTATTGTCTCTATGGGCTTCTCCCGAGATCAGGCTATGAAAGCCCTAAGAGCCACG agtaACAGTCTGGAGCGGGCTGTGGACTGGATCTTCAGTCACATTGATGACCTGGACGCAGAGGCTGCCATGGACATCTCAGAGGGGCGCTCGGCGGCTGAGTCCATCTCTGAATCTGTCCCTGTGGGTCCCAAAGTGCGTGATGGGCCTGGAA AGTATCAGCTCTTTGCCTTCATCAGCCACATGGGCACTTCCACCATGTGTGGCCATTATGTCTGCCACATCAAGAAGGATGGCAG GTGGGTGATTTACAATGACCAGAAAGTCTGCGCCTCTGAGAAGCCACCCAAGGATCTCGGTTACATCTACTTCTATCAGCGGATTCCCAGCTAG
- the USP5 gene encoding ubiquitin carboxyl-terminal hydrolase 5 isoform X1 — protein sequence MAELSEALLSVLPAIRVPKAGDRVHKEECAFSFDTPESDGGLYICMNTFLGFGKQYVEKYYGKTGHRVYLHLKRTRKLKEEDSNSSAGDPPRKKPTRLAIGIEGGFDIPEEKFEYDEDVKIVIFPEHLEIPRDGLEGLPDMVQDRIASAVEAILTADSASRKQEVQAWDGEVRRVSKHAFSLHQLQNSVRIPPCGWKCNKCDMRENLWLNMTDGSILCGRRYFDGSGGNNHAVEHYRETGYPLAVKLGTITPDGADVYSYDEDDMVLDPSLAEHLAHFGIDMLKMQKTDKTMTELEIDMNQRIGEWELIQESGVQLKPLYGPGYTGIRNLGNSCYLNSVVQVLFSIPDFQRKYVDKLEKIFQSAPSDPTQDFSTQVAKLGHGLLSGEYSKPASGDGEQQPDQNQKGMQDGIAPRMFKSLIGKGHPEFSTNRQQDAQEFFLHFINMVERNCRSSENPNEVFRFLVEEKLKCLATEKVKYTQRVDYIMQLPVPMDAALNKDELLEYEERKHQAEEEKQPLPELVRAKVPFSSCLEAYGAPEQVDDFWSTALQAKSVALKTTRFASFPDYLVIQIKKFTFGLDWVPKKLDVSIEMPEELDISALQGTGLQAGEEEMPDIAPPLVTPDEPKGSLGFYGNEDDDSFCSPHFSSPTSPMLDESVIIQLVEMGFPMDACRKAVYYTGNSGAEAAMNWIMSHMDDPDFANPLVLSGSSGPGSTIICPDPPSEDSVATIVSMGFSRDQAMKALRATSNSLERAVDWIFSHIDDLDAEAAMDISEGRSAAESISESVPVGPKVRDGPGKYQLFAFISHMGTSTMCGHYVCHIKKDGRWVIYNDQKVCASEKPPKDLGYIYFYQRIPS from the exons ATGGCGGAGCTGAGTGAGGCGTTGCTATCGGTACTGCCGGCCATCCGCGTGCCCAAGGCTGGGGACCGGGTCCATAAGGAGGAATGCGCCTTTTCCTTCGATACACCG GAGTCAGATGGGGGCCTGTATATTTGTATGAACACGTTCCTGGGCTTCGGGAAGCAATATGTAGAGAAGTACTATGGGAAAACAGGCCATCGGGTCTACCTGCACCTCAAGAGAACACGCAAGCTG AAGGAGGAAGACAGTAACTCCAGTGCTGGAGACCCCCCCAGGAAGAAACCCACCCGCTTGGCTATTG GCATAGAAGGTGGGTTTGACATCCCAGAGGAGAAGTTTGAATATGATGAAGACGTAAAAATAGTTATTTTCCCAGAGCACCTGGAGATCCCACGGGATGGGCTGGAGGGGCTGCCAGACATGGTCCAAGACAGG ATTGCCAGTGCGGTTGAGGCTATCCTGACAGCAGATTCAGCCTCGCGAAAGCAGGAGGTACAGGCATGGGATGGAGAAGTTCGACGTGTTTCCAAACATGCTTTCTCTTTGCACCAGCTACAGAACAGCGTCCGCATCCCTCCGTG TGGCTGGAAGTGCAACAAATGCGACATGCGTGAGAACTTGTGGCTCAACATGACTGATGGATCCATCCTGTGTGGCCGGCGCTACTTCGACGGCAGTGGCGGCAACAACCACGCAGTTGAGCATTATCGGGAGACTGGCTACCCGCTGGCTGTGAAACTGGGAACCATCACCCCCGATGGGGCTG ACGTTTACTCCTATGATGAGGATGATATGGTGCTGGATCCCAGCCTGGCTGAACACCTGGCTCACTTTGGGATTGACATGCTCAAGATGCAGAAG ACAGACAAGACAATGACCGAGCTGGAGATTGACATGAATCAGCGCATTGGGGAGTGGGAGCTGATCCAGGAGTCTGGGGTGCAGCTCAAACCCCTCTATGGCCCTGGTTACACTGGCATCCGAAACCTGGGCAATAGTTGCTACCTCAATTCTGTGGTGCAGGTGCTGTTCAGCATCCCTGACTTCCAGAGAAA GTATGTGGACAAGCTGGAGAAGATATTCCAAAGTGCTCCCTCAGACCCCACACAGGACTTCAGCACCCAAGT AGCCAAGCTGGGCCATGGGCTACTCTCTGGGGAGTATTCGAAGCCAGCCTCTGGAGACGGGGAACAGCAACCAGACCAGAACCAGAAG GGCATGCAGGATGGCATTGCTCCACGCATGTTTAAATCTCTCATTGGCAAAGGGCACCCGGAATTCTCCACCAACAGGCAGCAAGATGCCCAGGAGTTCTTCCTGCATTTCATCAACATGGTGGAG AGGAACTGCCGCAGCTCAGAAAATCCCAATGAGGTCTTCCGTTTCCTGGTGGAGGAGAAGCTCAAGTGCCTGGCCACAGAGAAGGTGAAATACACCCAGCGTGTGGACTACATTATGCAGCTGCCCGTGCCCATGGATGCTGCACTCAACAAAG ATGAGCTGCTGGAATATGAGGAGAGGAAGCACCAGGCAGAAGAGGAGAAGCAGCCGCTGCCTGAGCTGGTCCGAGCCAAGGTGCCTTTCAGCTCCTGTCTAGAGGCCTACGGGGCTCCAGAGCAGGTGGATGACTTCTGGAGCACAGCCTTGCAGGCCAAGTCTGTGGCTCTCAA GACAACCCGGTTTGCCTCCTTCCCAGACTATCTGGTGATCCAGATCAAGAAATTCACTTTTGGCCTGGATTGGGTACCCAAAAAGCTCG ATGTCTCTATCGAAATGCCAGAGGAGCTGGACATCTCTGCGCTACAGGGGACAGGGCTGCAAGCTGGTGAGGAGGAGATGCCAGACATTGCGCCTCCACTGGTGACGCCAGACGAGCCCAAAGGTAGCCTGGGGTTCTATGGCAACGAGGACGACGACTCCTTCTGCTCCCCTCACTTCTCCTCTCCAACAT cccccatgtTGGATGAATCGGTGATTATCCAGCTGGTGGAGATGGGCTTTCCCATGGATGCCTGCCGCAAAGCTGTGTACTACACCGGGAACAGCGGGGCTGAGGCTGCCATGAACTGGATCATGTCGCACATGGATGATCCAG ATTTTGCCAACCCTCTGGTTCTTTCTGGATCTAGTGGGCCAGGTTCCACCATCATCTGTCCAGACCCCCCTTCAGAAGACAGCGTGGCCACTATTGTCTCTATGGGCTTCTCCCGAGATCAGGCTATGAAAGCCCTAAGAGCCACG agtaACAGTCTGGAGCGGGCTGTGGACTGGATCTTCAGTCACATTGATGACCTGGACGCAGAGGCTGCCATGGACATCTCAGAGGGGCGCTCGGCGGCTGAGTCCATCTCTGAATCTGTCCCTGTGGGTCCCAAAGTGCGTGATGGGCCTGGAA AGTATCAGCTCTTTGCCTTCATCAGCCACATGGGCACTTCCACCATGTGTGGCCATTATGTCTGCCACATCAAGAAGGATGGCAG GTGGGTGATTTACAATGACCAGAAAGTCTGCGCCTCTGAGAAGCCACCCAAGGATCTCGGTTACATCTACTTCTATCAGCGGATTCCCAGCTAG
- the TPI1 gene encoding triosephosphate isomerase, giving the protein MAPRKFFVGGNWKMNGDKKSLGELIHTLNSGKVPVDTEIICGAPSIYLDFTRQKLDAKIAVAAQNCYKVPKGAFTGEISPAMIKDIGATWVILGHSERRHVFGESDELIGQKVAHALAEGLGVIACIGEKLDEREAGITEKVVFEQTKVIADNVKDWSKVVLAYEPVWAIGTGKTATPQQAQEVHEKLRGWLKSHVSEAVAQSTRIIYGGSVTGGTCKELASQHDIDGFLVGGASLKPEFLDIINAKH; this is encoded by the exons ATGGCACCAAGGAAGTTCTTCGTGGGGGGGAACTGGAAGATGAACGGGGATAAGAAGAGCCTAGGCGAGCTGATCCACACCCTAAACAGCGGCAAGGTCCCGGTGGACactg AGATTATTTGCGGAGCCCCCTCCATTTACCTTGATTTCACCCGTCAGAAGCTTGATGCAAAGATTGCGGTTGCAGCACAAAACTGTTATAAGGTGCCAAAGGGAGCTTTCACGGGAGAGATAAG CCCAGCAATGATAAAAGACATTGGAGCCACCTGGGTGATCCTGGGCCACTCAGAGCGAAGACATGTTTTTGGGGAGTCTGATGAG ctGATTGGGCAGAAGGTGGCCCATGCCCTGGCTGAGGGTCTTGGTGTCATTGCCTGCATTGGAGAGAAACTGGATGAGAGAGAAGCTGGCATCACAGAGAAGGTGGTTTTTGAACAGACCAAAGTGATTGCTG ATAACGTGAAGGACTGGAGTAAGGTGGTTCTTGCCTATGAGCCAGTTTGGGCTATTGGAACCGGTAAAACTGCAACTCCCCAGCAG GCTCAGGAAGTTCATGAGAAGCTGAGGGGATGGCTAAAAAGTCATGTGTCTGAAGCTGTCGCTCAGTCCACTCGGATCATCTATGGAG GTTCAGTCACAGGTGGTACCTGCAAGGAACTGGCCTCCCAGCATGACATAGATGGCTTCCTCGTTGGTGGCGCCTCCCTCAAGCCTGAATTCCTGGACATTATCAACGCAAAACACTGA